In Nitrospirota bacterium, one DNA window encodes the following:
- a CDS encoding cation diffusion facilitator family transporter, with product MAEVRTSDQGQTLVLAVTVAYFFVELIGGLYYHSIALVTDASFMAVNISGQIIALWVTRLSRRMPDKHNTFGYERAKVVSGLFNGMLVGFILFYVFVEAFQKILHPQPIEADKVLIIAVLGLVANAFGLVRLWKYSKDVNIKGALLLILNDTLGSVGVIGSALIIRATSLWIVDPLAGVLIGCLAAYPTYFLIKDSIHILMEGSPAGIDIDDVEAFLRLRFPGIRIVKEMHVWGLTPERIILVARIRMDGTLNHYRETMKAMKRELKSRFGFADVYLEGYEEKQSDGAEASSATHAALFNG from the coding sequence ATGGCTGAAGTCAGGACATCAGATCAAGGACAGACGCTCGTACTGGCAGTGACGGTTGCCTACTTCTTCGTGGAGTTGATCGGCGGGCTCTATTATCACAGCATCGCCCTGGTCACTGACGCGTCGTTCATGGCGGTCAATATATCGGGCCAGATCATCGCGCTCTGGGTCACGAGGCTGAGCCGCAGGATGCCTGACAAGCACAACACCTTCGGGTATGAACGCGCCAAGGTGGTTTCCGGGCTGTTCAACGGCATGCTCGTCGGATTCATCCTGTTCTACGTGTTCGTAGAGGCCTTCCAGAAGATACTGCACCCCCAGCCGATCGAGGCCGATAAGGTCCTGATCATCGCCGTCCTGGGCCTCGTTGCGAACGCCTTCGGCCTGGTGCGGCTCTGGAAATATTCGAAGGACGTGAACATCAAGGGGGCGCTCCTCCTCATCCTGAACGACACGCTCGGCTCGGTCGGCGTCATCGGCTCCGCCCTTATCATCCGTGCAACGAGCCTGTGGATCGTCGATCCCCTTGCGGGCGTTCTGATCGGCTGCCTCGCCGCGTATCCGACCTATTTCCTGATCAAGGACAGCATACACATCCTCATGGAAGGGAGCCCGGCCGGCATTGACATCGATGACGTGGAGGCCTTCCTGCGCCTGCGGTTTCCCGGGATTCGGATAGTGAAGGAGATGCATGTCTGGGGGCTCACACCGGAGAGAATCATCCTGGTGGCGCGGATCAGGATGGACGGGACGCTCAACCATTACCGCGAGACGATGAAGGCCATGAAGCGTGAATTAAAGTCCAGATTCGGATTTGCAGACGTGTACCTGGAGGGGTATGAAGAGAAGCAGTCTGACGGAGCAGAGGCGTCGTCTGCGACACATGCAGCGCTTTTTAACGGGTGA
- a CDS encoding HAD-IC family P-type ATPase has product MVEAIHNAVKGRIRLKVAGLYRSEPLKQQLEQRLVQQAWILSVSASTLTGNVLVLYESGSGNGFHVPEIAALVQVIVAETESVRSGGGPTAGSEPRGAVGAPRVRPQRHTVASGVPASRPDPAREVPSRREVRQQVVNAEDQPDEPWHCKRREDVLGYWDTHASRGLSHESVKQRFRQYGPNILPEAVPRSGWSIFFDQFKSLPVALLGVAAGISVATGGFADAVVIGGVVVINASIGYYTESQTEKIIHGLKSLVQPTATVIREGAAVTVDAREIVPGDLLVLRPGSYISADARLIEAKHLSIDESVLTGESMPVIKKTDVLQELDLPLGDRVNMVYMGTLVTGGQGLAVAVATGGFTEVGRIQTMVGDARPPDTPLERQMDHLGVQLVYITCIVCGIVFIVGILRGYGFLQMLKTSIALAVAAVPEGLPTVTTTTLALGIKRMRGMNVLIRHLDAVETLGSVETICLDKTGTITMNRMSVVRIHTGMRRLDVVEGRISLDGKSINPYTNEDLLRLLHLSVLCNESMVSGQEGDYIVDGSSTENALVNIALSSGVDVNSLRAQHPIAKLNHRSEDRHYMSTVHRSNEQQRLMALKGSPTDVLSLCKWYIKDGRQLELDDNARTVFEADNERMAGEALRVLAVAYAVTNGDTLRSDEIIQQGLIWVGLVGMADVVRSGVKNLIGEFHRAGIDTVMITGDQSPTAYAIGKELNLSKDEELEILDSTNLNQLEPEVMKALAGRVHVFARVSPANKLQIVQALQSAGKVIGMTGDGINDGPALKAADIGIAMGHTGTDVAREVADVVLEDDNLETMVVAISQGRTIYNNLRKSVRYMLSKNTSEIMIMFTSLAAGMGQPFNVMQLLWINMISDIFPGIALAQEPPEPDVLLRPPRSPEEQLINPSDYKRLLFEASTISAGTLAAYGYGVLRYGQGPQASSMAFTNFVTAGLLHAISHRSETHSIFDANRLEPNNYLTVALVGSLGVQSLTLFVPGLRSFLGMGPLNPFDLAISIGTAVAPLLINEATKKIAAPPLVLNGSTTVPVPVLNGNQIVAAT; this is encoded by the coding sequence GTGGTCGAAGCAATTCATAACGCGGTCAAGGGGAGAATTCGTCTCAAAGTGGCGGGGCTGTACCGGTCGGAGCCGCTGAAGCAGCAGCTCGAGCAGCGTCTCGTGCAGCAGGCATGGATCCTGAGCGTTTCCGCAAGTACGCTTACCGGCAATGTCCTTGTTCTGTACGAGTCCGGGTCCGGGAATGGCTTCCACGTTCCGGAGATCGCGGCGCTGGTACAGGTGATCGTCGCTGAGACTGAATCCGTACGCAGTGGCGGTGGCCCGACGGCAGGAAGCGAACCGAGGGGCGCTGTCGGTGCTCCCCGTGTTCGTCCGCAGCGGCATACGGTTGCGAGCGGTGTTCCGGCTTCGCGTCCGGATCCCGCCCGGGAAGTGCCGAGCAGGCGAGAGGTGCGGCAGCAGGTGGTCAATGCCGAGGACCAGCCCGACGAGCCGTGGCACTGCAAACGGCGCGAGGACGTCCTGGGCTACTGGGACACGCACGCCTCCAGGGGCTTGTCCCATGAATCGGTAAAGCAGCGCTTCAGGCAGTACGGCCCCAACATACTTCCTGAAGCGGTCCCCCGCTCCGGGTGGAGCATCTTCTTCGACCAGTTCAAGTCGCTTCCCGTGGCCCTTCTCGGCGTTGCAGCCGGCATCTCGGTGGCCACCGGCGGGTTCGCTGACGCCGTCGTGATCGGCGGCGTTGTCGTCATCAACGCCTCGATCGGGTATTATACCGAGAGCCAGACCGAGAAGATCATCCACGGGCTGAAAAGCCTTGTGCAGCCGACCGCAACGGTGATCCGCGAAGGCGCCGCGGTCACGGTCGACGCGCGGGAGATCGTGCCCGGCGATCTACTCGTGCTGAGGCCGGGAAGCTACATCTCCGCCGACGCGCGGCTCATCGAGGCGAAGCACCTCAGCATCGACGAGTCGGTCCTGACGGGAGAGAGCATGCCGGTTATCAAGAAAACGGACGTGCTCCAGGAGCTTGATCTCCCCCTCGGAGACCGCGTCAACATGGTCTACATGGGGACGCTCGTCACGGGAGGGCAGGGGCTGGCAGTCGCGGTCGCGACCGGAGGGTTCACCGAGGTCGGAAGGATCCAAACCATGGTCGGAGACGCGCGGCCGCCCGACACGCCTTTGGAACGGCAGATGGACCACCTGGGGGTCCAGCTCGTGTACATCACCTGCATCGTCTGCGGCATCGTGTTCATCGTTGGAATCCTGCGAGGCTACGGTTTTCTCCAGATGCTCAAGACCTCCATCGCCCTTGCCGTGGCCGCCGTGCCCGAGGGGCTTCCGACCGTTACGACGACGACCCTCGCGCTGGGCATCAAGCGTATGAGAGGCATGAACGTGCTCATCCGTCACCTTGACGCCGTCGAGACGCTCGGTTCGGTCGAGACCATCTGTCTTGACAAGACCGGCACCATCACCATGAACAGGATGTCGGTGGTCCGGATCCATACCGGCATGCGCCGGCTCGATGTTGTTGAGGGCAGGATCAGTTTGGACGGGAAAAGCATCAATCCCTATACGAACGAGGATCTCCTCCGTCTGCTCCATCTGTCGGTGCTCTGTAATGAGTCGATGGTGTCGGGACAGGAAGGGGATTACATCGTCGACGGGTCTTCGACGGAGAACGCACTGGTGAACATTGCGCTCAGCTCCGGCGTCGATGTCAACTCGCTTCGGGCCCAGCACCCCATCGCGAAGCTGAACCACCGTTCGGAAGACCGGCACTACATGAGCACCGTACACCGTTCGAATGAACAACAGCGGCTTATGGCTCTCAAGGGCAGTCCCACCGACGTGCTGTCACTCTGCAAATGGTACATCAAGGACGGCCGCCAGCTGGAACTGGACGACAACGCCCGTACGGTCTTCGAAGCGGATAATGAACGGATGGCCGGCGAAGCGCTCCGCGTGCTCGCTGTTGCGTACGCCGTCACCAATGGAGACACCCTTCGCAGCGATGAGATCATCCAACAGGGGCTTATCTGGGTCGGCCTCGTCGGCATGGCGGATGTGGTCAGGAGCGGCGTCAAGAATCTCATCGGCGAGTTCCACCGTGCCGGGATCGATACGGTCATGATCACCGGGGACCAGAGCCCCACGGCCTATGCGATCGGCAAGGAGCTCAATCTGAGCAAGGACGAGGAACTCGAGATCCTGGACTCGACCAACCTTAACCAGCTTGAGCCCGAGGTCATGAAGGCACTTGCCGGGCGCGTCCATGTCTTCGCCCGTGTGAGCCCGGCCAACAAGCTCCAGATCGTCCAGGCGCTCCAGTCGGCAGGAAAGGTCATTGGCATGACCGGCGACGGCATCAACGACGGACCGGCGCTCAAGGCTGCCGATATCGGGATTGCCATGGGACACACGGGGACCGACGTGGCGCGGGAGGTGGCCGACGTCGTGCTGGAGGACGACAACCTGGAGACCATGGTCGTGGCCATAAGCCAGGGTCGGACGATCTACAACAATCTGCGAAAATCGGTCCGGTACATGCTCTCGAAGAACACGAGCGAGATCATGATCATGTTCACCTCGCTTGCTGCCGGCATGGGACAGCCTTTCAACGTCATGCAGCTTCTCTGGATCAACATGATCTCGGACATCTTCCCCGGCATTGCCCTTGCCCAGGAACCGCCGGAGCCGGATGTGCTCCTGCGGCCTCCGCGGAGTCCCGAAGAACAGCTCATCAATCCGTCGGACTATAAGAGGCTCCTCTTCGAGGCCTCCACCATCTCAGCAGGGACGCTGGCTGCGTACGGCTACGGTGTCCTGCGCTACGGGCAGGGGCCCCAGGCCAGCTCGATGGCCTTCACGAACTTTGTCACAGCAGGGCTCCTGCACGCCATCAGCCACCGTTCCGAGACCCACAGCATCTTTGACGCCAACCGGCTCGAACCGAACAACTATCTTACCGTCGCCCTGGTCGGCTCGCTCGGGGTGCAATCGCTCACCCTGTTCGTCCCGGGCCTCCGGAGCTTCCTGGGTATGGGCCCGCTGAATCCCTTTGACCTGGCAATTTCGATCGGGACCGCTGTCGCGCCTCTGCTCATCAACGAAGCGACAAAAAAGATAGCTGCTCCGCCTTTGGTGCTGAACGGCAGTACAACGGTCCCGGTTCCGGTATTGAACGGGAATCAAATTGTCGCGGCTACCTGA
- a CDS encoding ion channel, translated as MPGSMLSRVIGFWTEERSLTVMLLLLVLHLFILTPVRFLSHVFSVFSVLFLSLALLAGFLTMVRQRALRWIWIAFVAGTILFKSAAFVVEAPWLITGDTIFTFFSLSALVYVVFLQVSRDGPVTAHRIRGAIALYLLIAMLFAFLYSLAEELAPGAFSMPGGWSRAAASSGEAFYYFSIVTMTTVGFGDITAVHPLVRSLVMLEALIGQLYPAILLARLVTLEIETRRAGK; from the coding sequence ATGCCAGGAAGCATGCTTTCCCGCGTCATAGGCTTCTGGACCGAGGAGCGGAGTCTCACGGTGATGCTTCTGCTCCTGGTGCTCCATCTCTTTATCCTTACCCCGGTGAGATTTCTCAGTCACGTCTTCTCCGTCTTCTCAGTCCTTTTTCTATCCCTTGCGTTGCTTGCCGGATTCCTTACGATGGTGAGGCAGAGGGCGCTTCGCTGGATATGGATTGCCTTCGTCGCCGGGACCATCCTGTTCAAGTCTGCTGCGTTTGTTGTGGAGGCCCCCTGGCTGATCACGGGCGATACGATATTTACCTTTTTCTCCCTATCAGCGCTGGTGTATGTTGTCTTTCTTCAGGTGTCACGCGATGGGCCGGTGACCGCTCACAGGATCCGGGGAGCGATCGCCTTATATCTCTTGATCGCGATGCTCTTCGCCTTCCTCTACAGCCTCGCCGAGGAGCTTGCGCCGGGAGCGTTCAGCATGCCCGGGGGCTGGTCGCGAGCCGCGGCCTCAAGCGGTGAAGCGTTCTATTATTTCAGTATCGTAACGATGACGACAGTCGGGTTCGGTGACATCACGGCTGTCCACCCGCTGGTCCGCTCCCTCGTAATGCTCGAGGCGCTGATCGGACAGCTCTATCCCGCGATTTTGCTCGCGCGGCTGGTCACCCTGGAGATCGAAACGCGGCGTGCTGGAAAGTAA
- the metK gene encoding methionine adenosyltransferase — protein sequence MKKDFMFTSESVTEGHPDKLCDLISDAIVDHVLQQDPYAQIISECAVATAIIFIAARFATPVRVDFGQVARQMIGQIGYDQKAFNAKTCSIITSLREISSADRRNIDEQSLSEDEIDLITARNQVTVFGFACNQTSAFMPLPIWLAHKLARKLTSVRLQKTLSDLAPDGKTQVGVEYCGGKPCRIHSITVIASQNKPPEKGGPDARQLYDDVMESIIRPVFQDEEIRPDDRTRIFVNPDGPFIHGGPSIHSGLTGRKNAIDTYGEYSRHSGAALCGKDPSRIDRVGAYVARYAAKNVVAAGLAASCEVQLSYTIGIARPVSVQVETFGTGTIPDLKISELLERHFDFRPAGIIRQFNLRRLPSQIKGGFYRRLAAYGHVGRMDIGLPWEMTDKAALLKG from the coding sequence ATGAAAAAAGACTTCATGTTCACCTCGGAATCGGTGACCGAAGGCCATCCTGACAAGCTGTGCGACCTCATCAGTGATGCCATCGTTGACCACGTGCTTCAGCAGGACCCTTACGCCCAGATCATCTCTGAATGCGCCGTTGCAACAGCCATCATATTCATTGCAGCCCGGTTTGCTACGCCGGTCCGTGTCGATTTCGGACAAGTCGCCCGCCAGATGATCGGCCAGATCGGCTACGACCAGAAGGCGTTCAACGCAAAGACCTGCAGCATCATCACGAGCCTGCGGGAGATTTCCAGCGCCGACCGGCGAAACATCGATGAGCAGTCGCTCTCCGAGGATGAGATCGATCTCATCACCGCGAGGAACCAGGTGACGGTGTTCGGGTTCGCCTGCAACCAGACATCGGCGTTCATGCCGCTTCCGATCTGGCTCGCGCACAAGCTCGCCCGGAAACTGACGTCCGTAAGGCTCCAGAAAACCCTGAGCGACCTGGCGCCTGACGGCAAGACCCAGGTCGGCGTGGAATATTGCGGCGGCAAACCGTGCCGTATCCACAGCATCACGGTCATCGCAAGCCAGAACAAGCCGCCTGAAAAAGGCGGGCCGGACGCCAGGCAATTGTACGACGACGTCATGGAGTCGATCATTCGGCCGGTGTTCCAGGACGAGGAGATCAGGCCCGATGACCGCACCAGGATCTTCGTCAACCCCGATGGTCCCTTCATCCATGGGGGCCCCTCGATCCACTCGGGGCTCACGGGCAGGAAGAATGCCATCGATACCTACGGGGAGTATTCCCGCCACAGCGGCGCCGCGCTCTGCGGCAAGGACCCCTCGAGGATCGACCGCGTCGGCGCCTATGTTGCCCGCTACGCCGCGAAGAACGTCGTTGCGGCCGGACTCGCCGCCTCCTGCGAGGTGCAGCTCAGCTATACCATCGGCATCGCGCGGCCCGTGAGCGTCCAGGTGGAGACCTTCGGAACGGGGACCATCCCCGACCTCAAGATATCGGAGCTGCTGGAGCGGCATTTTGATTTCCGGCCGGCCGGCATCATCCGCCAGTTCAATCTGCGGCGGCTGCCCTCGCAGATCAAGGGAGGGTTTTACCGCAGGCTCGCCGCCTATGGTCATGTGGGGCGCATGGACATCGGTCTGCCGTGGGAGATGACGGACAAGGCGGCACTTCTTAAAGGCTGA
- the ydiK gene encoding AI-2E family transporter YdiK, with protein sequence MKAKTPFSLDVTHTTLAVLFIGMLIVSSFWILQPFLVALTWASIIAVATWPVLLKLQAMLGGRRGLAVTVMTLMILLVVLVPVTFAIFTIVRNSENISAQVRSFDSMPLPMPPEWVKHIPLKGEKIADRWKEVAALTPEERSAMLTPYAQKSLQWFAEKAGSFGITMLHFLLTAIIAAILFANGEVVREGILRFARRLAGKQGEEVAILAAKAVRGVVLGVVVTALIQAAIGAIGLFITGVPAAALLTAVMLILCIAQIGPLLVLIPSIIWLYSTGQPVWGTILLVISLIAGTIDNVIRPFLIRKGADLPLLVIFTGVIGGLTAFGIIGLFIGPVILAVTYTLLKAWVTGSVQEDEAGSSTE encoded by the coding sequence ATGAAAGCGAAGACACCCTTTTCCCTCGATGTCACCCATACGACCCTGGCGGTGCTTTTCATCGGGATGCTAATTGTATCAAGCTTCTGGATCTTGCAGCCCTTCCTCGTAGCCCTTACCTGGGCTTCCATTATCGCTGTAGCCACATGGCCGGTCCTGCTAAAGCTCCAGGCGATGCTTGGCGGCCGGCGGGGACTCGCCGTGACTGTGATGACGCTGATGATCCTGCTCGTTGTCCTCGTCCCGGTAACATTCGCCATATTTACGATCGTCAGGAATTCTGAAAACATATCGGCACAGGTCAGATCGTTTGATTCGATGCCCCTGCCGATGCCGCCGGAGTGGGTCAAACACATTCCGCTTAAAGGTGAGAAGATCGCCGATCGATGGAAGGAGGTGGCAGCGCTCACCCCCGAGGAGCGGTCGGCCATGCTGACGCCGTACGCGCAAAAGTCGCTGCAGTGGTTCGCGGAAAAGGCAGGTAGCTTCGGAATAACGATGCTTCATTTTCTTCTGACCGCGATCATCGCGGCGATCCTGTTTGCGAATGGAGAGGTCGTCCGGGAAGGGATCCTGCGTTTTGCCCGGCGCTTGGCCGGAAAGCAAGGTGAGGAGGTCGCCATTCTCGCCGCAAAGGCCGTGCGGGGCGTCGTGTTGGGCGTCGTCGTCACCGCGCTCATCCAGGCGGCCATAGGGGCCATCGGACTGTTCATCACCGGCGTGCCCGCTGCGGCCCTGCTGACTGCGGTGATGTTGATCCTCTGCATCGCACAGATCGGACCACTCTTGGTGCTGATCCCGTCGATCATCTGGCTCTACTCAACCGGACAGCCGGTATGGGGGACGATCCTTCTCGTTATTTCGCTTATCGCCGGCACCATTGACAATGTCATACGGCCCTTCCTTATCAGGAAGGGGGCTGATCTTCCGCTCTTGGTAATCTTTACCGGGGTCATCGGCGGTCTCACCGCTTTCGGCATAATCGGCCTCTTCATCGGCCCGGTCATTCTTGCGGTCACCTACACGCTGCTCAAGGCATGGGTTACCGGCAGTGTGCAGGAGGACGAGGCAGGTTCAAGTACTGAGTGA
- a CDS encoding ferredoxin translates to MSKRPVVDEDLCIGCGHCAEVCPKVFELIDDKSNVIGPEQCWACNCQEAIDACPVQAISWEE, encoded by the coding sequence GTGTCAAAGAGACCGGTTGTAGATGAAGACCTGTGCATCGGCTGCGGCCACTGCGCCGAGGTCTGTCCCAAGGTTTTCGAGCTGATCGATGACAAGTCGAACGTGATTGGCCCGGAGCAGTGCTGGGCGTGCAACTGCCAGGAAGCGATCGACGCCTGCCCGGTTCAGGCGATAAGCTGGGAGGAGTAG
- a CDS encoding DUF3562 domain-containing protein produces the protein MNEKVFFERVSERHHEVAVDNIAKNLRVSREGVSTLYTMVLRHYSKTARIKYFLSALVTKRVKEVLRDERLPSDIDGRRGHSRDL, from the coding sequence ATGAACGAAAAAGTATTTTTTGAACGGGTGTCTGAACGCCATCATGAGGTCGCTGTCGATAACATTGCAAAGAACCTCCGTGTTTCCCGGGAAGGCGTCAGCACGCTGTACACCATGGTCCTGCGGCACTATAGCAAAACCGCCAGGATCAAGTATTTTCTCTCGGCGCTGGTCACGAAACGGGTGAAAGAAGTGCTGCGGGATGAAAGACTGCCATCGGACATTGATGGTAGAAGGGGCCATAGCAGGGATCTCTGA